Proteins found in one Halobaculum sp. MBLA0147 genomic segment:
- a CDS encoding putative RNA uridine N3 methyltransferase, with product MNGARLDVLVPSSLVREAEDGREATRKLGYVARAATVFRADRLVVFPDREGETSRGEEFVHTVLAYAATPPYLRRDVWDRRDELEHVGVLPPLLPHDSGPEGSETRDGIVTEVGPEGRVRVNCGLQHPISLRVPPDRALAEGERVTVRVSSREPVRAKLVDDRRGLDVCRRELSEELAAADVAVATSRHGDDLSVPVLETVTRRCRDADRVAVAFGAPERGLPTILGYPEDAPVDPADTRFDRWLNTVPNQGSEVVRTEEAMFASLGALSLSP from the coding sequence ATGAACGGTGCGAGACTCGACGTGCTCGTGCCGTCGTCGCTCGTCCGGGAGGCCGAGGACGGCCGCGAGGCCACACGGAAACTCGGCTACGTCGCCCGTGCGGCGACGGTCTTCCGGGCGGACCGGTTGGTCGTCTTCCCAGACCGGGAAGGCGAGACGAGCAGGGGCGAAGAGTTCGTCCACACCGTGCTCGCGTACGCCGCGACCCCACCGTACCTGCGACGGGACGTGTGGGACCGTCGCGACGAACTCGAACACGTGGGCGTGCTCCCACCGCTGCTCCCGCACGACTCCGGCCCGGAGGGGTCGGAGACACGAGACGGAATCGTGACCGAGGTCGGACCTGAAGGCCGCGTTCGGGTCAATTGCGGACTGCAACACCCGATCTCCCTGCGTGTCCCGCCCGACAGGGCGCTCGCGGAGGGGGAGCGCGTCACCGTCAGGGTCTCTTCGAGAGAGCCGGTTCGCGCCAAACTCGTCGACGACCGCCGTGGTCTCGACGTGTGCCGGCGCGAGCTGTCGGAGGAACTCGCCGCCGCCGACGTCGCCGTCGCCACCTCCCGACACGGAGACGACCTCTCCGTGCCCGTGTTGGAGACGGTGACGCGCCGCTGCCGCGACGCGGACCGCGTCGCGGTCGCGTTCGGCGCGCCGGAACGAGGGCTGCCGACGATCCTCGGGTACCCCGAGGACGCACCGGTCGACCCCGCGGACACGCGGTTCGACCGCTGGCTGAACACGGTTCCGAACCAGGGCAGCGAGGTCGTGCGCACCGAGGAGGCGATGTTCGCCTCGTTGGGCGCACTCTCGCTGTCGCCGTGA
- a CDS encoding mRNA 3'-end processing factor encodes MTDDTDTGVTLRDGVEIALSDGTRVVADAATPDGDVAVYSHAHGDHLYDDSPGEAVCSPTTAALAGVRRDDPVAAVSHPRVELVDAGHVAGSRAVVVEDPDGTTYCYTGDVSTRDRLSLDGFEPPDADVLVVEATYGTPEYVFPPQAELERRIVDFLEDTTDRPVLLFGYALGRAQELQLLAERAGRSVVVSEAIADLSAVIASHHDVSFPGTRYDDLDDLGPGDAAVLPSGVAGSDWVDRLCDRTDALAVGFSGWAVDDSFLYRGGYDETFVLSDHCDFRELCDVVAAVDPERVYTTHGFTDELAAHLTSEGYDARSLVADQHTLADFG; translated from the coding sequence GTGACGGACGACACCGACACGGGTGTGACACTGCGAGACGGCGTCGAGATCGCACTCTCGGACGGCACGCGCGTCGTCGCGGACGCAGCGACGCCGGACGGCGACGTGGCCGTCTACAGTCACGCCCACGGCGACCACCTCTACGACGACTCCCCCGGTGAGGCGGTGTGTTCCCCCACGACGGCGGCGCTGGCGGGGGTCAGACGCGACGACCCCGTCGCGGCGGTCTCACACCCCCGCGTCGAGTTGGTCGACGCCGGTCACGTCGCGGGCTCGCGGGCGGTCGTCGTCGAGGACCCGGACGGGACGACGTACTGTTACACGGGCGACGTCTCGACGCGGGATCGCCTCTCCCTCGACGGGTTCGAGCCGCCGGACGCGGACGTGTTGGTCGTCGAGGCGACGTACGGCACGCCGGAGTACGTCTTCCCGCCGCAGGCGGAACTGGAACGACGGATCGTCGACTTCCTCGAAGACACAACCGACCGGCCCGTCCTGTTGTTCGGCTACGCGCTGGGACGCGCACAGGAACTCCAGTTGCTCGCGGAGCGTGCCGGGCGGTCGGTGGTGGTCTCCGAGGCGATCGCGGACCTCTCGGCGGTGATCGCGTCCCACCACGACGTGTCCTTCCCCGGCACGCGGTACGACGACCTCGACGACCTCGGGCCGGGCGACGCCGCCGTGCTCCCCTCGGGTGTCGCGGGGTCCGACTGGGTGGATCGACTGTGCGACCGGACGGACGCGCTGGCGGTGGGGTTCTCCGGGTGGGCGGTCGACGACTCGTTCCTGTACCGCGGCGGCTACGACGAGACGTTCGTCCTCTCGGACCACTGTGACTTCCGGGAGCTGTGCGACGTGGTCGCCGCCGTCGACCCCGAGCGCGTGTACACGACCCACGGGTTCACGGACGAACTCGCCGCGCACCTCACCAGCGAGGGGTACGACGCCCGCTCGCTGGTCGCCGATCAACACACGCTCGCCGACTTCGGGTGA
- a CDS encoding ribbon-helix-helix domain-containing protein → MAKDTVRYPDEVVDQIDALVDDGVFESKSEFYRFSAEYVLALVDDEYDPATFAYGELKDELDLGDQPKLLGADGGRDFLDAVITVRQYGLRNDFEAAEAYIDENYDATDRSGMILEELLRVYRDRAEEGGSATGV, encoded by the coding sequence ATGGCGAAGGACACCGTCCGGTACCCCGACGAGGTCGTCGACCAGATCGACGCGCTCGTAGACGACGGGGTGTTCGAGAGCAAGTCGGAGTTCTACCGGTTCTCCGCCGAGTACGTGCTCGCGCTGGTCGACGACGAGTACGACCCGGCGACGTTCGCGTACGGGGAGTTGAAAGACGAACTCGACCTGGGCGACCAGCCGAAGCTGTTGGGTGCCGACGGTGGCCGCGACTTCCTCGACGCCGTCATCACGGTCCGGCAGTACGGACTCCGCAACGACTTCGAGGCCGCGGAGGCGTACATCGACGAGAACTACGACGCGACCGACCGCTCCGGGATGATCCTCGAAGAGCTGTTGCGCGTCTACCGCGACCGGGCCGAGGAAGGTGGCTCGGCCACCGGCGTCTGA
- a CDS encoding ABC transporter permease: MSLLRRLSAQVPTLVLARRNVSRAKTRSVLAVVAIVIGVVAIGGIGVGGEAFKQDQLAAYEGFGGTATVSPVFYEDEPDTRTFDESELSRMRQAAGSGTLIPIRRVSGLVRGPNGDPIVFARTWGIDDPSAFYDASEGELPETFRRDVVVVGSSFADSNDVSVGDTLRVDGGGADGEYRVAAVLEPQGQADPLQADRAVFVPNAELDRDTYDQVIVQANVRVEGIDGLVANIESAFNERRDRVFVTTTESRKEQQEQAFTLINQFLLGISSISLLVAAVTIANTMLMSAIEREGEIGVLRAVGFGKFAVVRLLVAEAGLLGVAGVGAGVPLALGFGAVANELLVGDPLAFTATGLTYIGVGAVFGVLTALVGGLYPAWRAANKRPVEALG; this comes from the coding sequence CATCGTGATCGGTGTCGTCGCCATCGGCGGGATCGGCGTCGGCGGCGAAGCGTTCAAACAGGACCAGTTGGCCGCCTACGAGGGGTTCGGCGGGACGGCGACGGTGTCGCCGGTCTTCTACGAGGACGAACCCGACACCCGGACGTTCGACGAGAGTGAACTGAGTCGGATGCGGCAGGCCGCCGGGAGCGGGACCCTCATCCCGATCCGTCGCGTCTCCGGCCTGGTCCGTGGACCGAACGGCGACCCCATCGTGTTCGCCCGGACGTGGGGAATCGACGACCCGTCGGCGTTCTACGACGCCAGCGAGGGTGAGTTACCGGAGACGTTCCGGCGCGACGTGGTCGTCGTCGGGTCGTCGTTCGCCGACTCGAACGACGTGTCGGTCGGTGACACGCTCCGTGTCGACGGGGGCGGCGCGGACGGCGAGTACCGCGTCGCGGCCGTGCTCGAACCACAGGGGCAGGCCGACCCGCTCCAGGCGGACAGGGCCGTGTTCGTCCCGAACGCGGAACTGGACCGGGACACCTACGACCAGGTGATCGTCCAGGCGAACGTCCGCGTCGAGGGGATCGACGGACTCGTCGCGAACATCGAGTCGGCGTTCAACGAGCGCCGCGACCGCGTCTTCGTGACCACAACCGAGAGCCGGAAAGAACAGCAAGAGCAGGCGTTCACGCTCATCAACCAGTTCCTACTCGGGATCAGCAGCATCTCGCTGTTGGTCGCGGCGGTGACCATCGCCAACACCATGCTGATGTCCGCCATCGAACGCGAGGGTGAGATCGGCGTGTTGCGCGCCGTCGGCTTCGGGAAGTTCGCCGTCGTCCGACTGCTCGTCGCCGAGGCCGGACTGCTCGGCGTCGCGGGCGTCGGCGCCGGTGTCCCGCTGGCACTCGGGTTCGGTGCCGTCGCCAACGAACTGCTCGTCGGCGACCCGCTGGCGTTCACCGCGACCGGACTGACGTACATCGGCGTCGGCGCCGTCTTCGGCGTCCTGACCGCGCTCGTCGGGGGGCTGTACCCCGCGTGGCGAGCGGCGAACAAACGACCCGTGGAGGCACTCGGATGA
- a CDS encoding ABC transporter permease, giving the protein MSLLYRLTGKFPSVIIAKRNISRAKTRSALAALAIVIGVVAIGAVGGASVAFKESQFALFEEQGANNVFVSPGFDADERFLDREDVLQIQEAVGSRAVVGTAGSSGEYVKRADRREDVGITYMEDPRVIHDIGRGELPTNWRDSAVVSDEFAREYGLGVGDRITLVTTRETPAGEIESRDTYRVAAVLTPTSQFGVDEVFLPLSKLEAQRYDQVQVITESADRAEAVADDLDERFNGRKDELFILELSSIVRFIENLANSINLFLIALASISLVVAAVAIANTMLMAVIKRREEIGVLRAVGYQRGDVLRILLVESTMLGALGTAVGMAIALAVSVAANAIFLGDPLAFTGEALTYLGGAAVFGILVSLIAGVYPAWRAANDRPVDALRG; this is encoded by the coding sequence GTGAGTCTCCTCTACCGGCTGACGGGCAAGTTCCCGTCGGTGATCATCGCGAAGCGCAACATCTCGCGAGCGAAGACCCGCTCCGCGCTGGCGGCGCTGGCGATCGTGATCGGCGTCGTCGCCATCGGCGCGGTCGGCGGCGCGAGCGTCGCGTTCAAGGAGAGTCAGTTCGCGCTGTTCGAAGAGCAGGGTGCGAACAACGTGTTCGTGTCGCCGGGGTTCGACGCCGACGAGCGGTTCCTCGACCGAGAGGACGTCCTCCAGATTCAGGAGGCGGTCGGGAGCCGGGCGGTGGTCGGCACGGCCGGGAGTTCCGGTGAGTACGTGAAGCGAGCGGACAGGCGAGAGGACGTCGGGATCACCTACATGGAGGACCCACGCGTGATACACGACATCGGGCGTGGGGAACTCCCGACGAACTGGCGCGACAGCGCCGTGGTCTCCGACGAGTTCGCCCGCGAGTACGGGCTCGGCGTCGGTGACCGGATCACTCTCGTCACCACGAGAGAGACGCCGGCCGGCGAGATCGAGTCGCGCGACACCTACCGTGTCGCCGCCGTCCTCACCCCTACGTCTCAGTTCGGCGTCGACGAGGTGTTCCTCCCGCTGTCGAAACTGGAGGCGCAGCGGTACGACCAGGTGCAGGTGATCACCGAGAGTGCCGACAGAGCCGAGGCCGTCGCGGACGACCTCGACGAGCGGTTCAACGGCCGGAAGGACGAGCTGTTCATCCTCGAACTCTCCTCGATCGTCCGATTCATCGAGAACCTCGCGAACAGTATCAACCTGTTCCTGATCGCGCTGGCGTCGATCTCGCTGGTCGTCGCGGCCGTCGCCATCGCCAACACGATGCTGATGGCGGTGATCAAGCGCCGCGAGGAGATCGGGGTCTTGCGCGCCGTCGGCTACCAGCGCGGGGACGTGTTGCGGATCCTCCTCGTGGAGTCGACGATGCTCGGCGCGCTCGGCACGGCGGTCGGGATGGCGATCGCACTCGCCGTCTCCGTGGCCGCGAACGCGATCTTCCTCGGCGACCCGCTGGCGTTCACCGGCGAGGCGCTGACGTACCTCGGCGGGGCCGCCGTGTTCGGCATCCTGGTGAGCCTGATCGCCGGGGTCTACCCGGCGTGGCGCGCCGCCAACGACCGCCCGGTGGACGCACTGCGCGGGTGA